A section of the Candidatus Saccharimonadia bacterium genome encodes:
- the tsaD gene encoding tRNA (adenosine(37)-N6)-threonylcarbamoyltransferase complex transferase subunit TsaD, whose protein sequence is MLILGIETSCDETAAAVVEDGRHVRSNVVASQIDIHQAYGGVVPEVAARSHIEVILPVINEALERAGTTWDAIDGIAVTAGPGLIGSLLIGTLAARTIAHVRRKPLYAVNHVVAHTFANMLIDHPPQFPMLSLSASGKHSDLLLFHSPLEYELLGITRDDAAGEAFDKVARMLGLPYPGGPKIGHMAPLGNEHAYKLPVTKFADSYDFSFSGLKTAVLRTLQTEVGGDFRTPSTELPTRLTDQQKNDMAASFQRTVCETLTGALRRAYTQYRPASVVIAGGVAANTRLREEVSRQIPLEMHYAPIQYCTDNGAMIAAYGYHLALASRTTDPLTLHANPSLPV, encoded by the coding sequence ATGCTTATTCTCGGCATCGAAACCTCCTGCGATGAAACCGCCGCCGCCGTGGTCGAAGACGGCCGGCACGTGCGCTCCAACGTCGTCGCCAGCCAAATCGACATCCACCAAGCCTATGGTGGCGTCGTACCCGAGGTCGCCGCTCGCAGCCACATCGAAGTCATCCTGCCCGTCATCAATGAGGCCCTCGAGCGCGCCGGCACCACGTGGGACGCCATCGACGGCATCGCCGTTACCGCCGGCCCCGGCCTCATCGGCAGCCTGCTCATCGGCACGCTGGCCGCCCGCACCATCGCCCACGTCCGCCGCAAGCCGCTCTACGCCGTCAATCACGTGGTCGCACACACCTTTGCCAACATGCTCATCGACCATCCGCCGCAATTCCCCATGCTCTCCCTCAGCGCCTCCGGCAAGCATTCCGACCTTCTGCTGTTCCATTCACCCCTCGAGTACGAGCTCCTCGGCATTACCCGCGACGATGCGGCCGGTGAAGCCTTCGACAAAGTCGCCCGCATGCTCGGCCTCCCCTACCCCGGCGGTCCCAAAATCGGCCACATGGCCCCGCTCGGCAATGAGCACGCCTACAAACTCCCCGTCACAAAGTTCGCTGATTCGTACGATTTTAGCTTCTCCGGGCTCAAAACCGCCGTCTTGCGCACCCTCCAAACCGAGGTCGGCGGCGATTTTCGCACCCCCTCCACCGAGCTCCCCACCCGCCTCACCGATCAGCAAAAAAACGACATGGCCGCCAGCTTCCAGCGCACCGTCTGCGAAACCCTCACCGGCGCTCTCCGCCGCGCCTACACCCAGTACCGACCAGCCTCCGTCGTCATTGCCGGCGGCGTCGCCGCCAACACCCGCTTGCGCGAAGAAGTCTCGCGCCAAATCCCCCTCGAAATGCACTACGCCCCCATCCAGTACTGCACCGACAACGGTGCCATGATCGCAGCGTACGGCTACCATCTCGCCCTCGCCAGCCGCACCACCGATCCCCTCACGCTCCACGCCAACCCGAGTCTGCCCGTTTAA
- a CDS encoding exodeoxyribonuclease III, giving the protein MKIYSWNVNGIRAVVRKDAFAPFIAAEQPDILALQETKAGTDHADIDLPAYHQYWNSAERPGYSGTAILSKTEPIKTNNGLPEAIKTKYAMTDDKYGDPNTEGRVLTAKYPHFYLVTVYTPNAKDDLSRIPLRRDHWDPAFLEYCQGLEAGAFGNEPKPVIFCGDLNVAHTPDDLARPKPNEGKKGFTIEERAGFQAFLDAGFVDTLRLFKQGNGYYTWWSNFGNARANNVGWRIDYFLVSASLRDKVVAADIHPAVMGSDHCPISLTLDF; this is encoded by the coding sequence ATGAAGATTTATTCCTGGAACGTCAACGGCATCCGCGCGGTCGTGCGCAAAGACGCCTTTGCCCCCTTTATCGCCGCCGAACAACCCGACATCCTGGCCCTCCAAGAAACCAAAGCCGGCACAGATCACGCCGACATCGACCTACCTGCCTACCACCAATACTGGAACTCCGCCGAACGCCCCGGCTACTCCGGCACCGCCATCTTGAGCAAAACCGAACCTATCAAAACCAACAATGGCCTACCTGAAGCCATAAAAACCAAATACGCCATGACCGACGACAAATACGGCGACCCCAACACCGAGGGCCGCGTCCTCACGGCCAAATACCCTCATTTCTACCTCGTCACCGTCTACACCCCCAATGCCAAAGACGACCTCAGCCGTATCCCCCTGCGCCGCGACCATTGGGACCCGGCCTTCCTCGAATACTGCCAGGGCCTCGAAGCCGGCGCTTTCGGCAATGAACCCAAGCCCGTCATCTTCTGCGGCGACCTCAACGTCGCCCACACCCCCGACGACCTCGCCCGCCCCAAGCCCAACGAGGGCAAAAAAGGCTTCACCATCGAGGAGCGCGCCGGCTTCCAAGCCTTCCTCGACGCCGGTTTCGTCGACACCCTGCGCCTGTTCAAACAAGGCAACGGCTACTACACCTGGTGGAGCAATTTCGGCAACGCCCGCGCCAACAACGTCGGCTGGCGCATCGATTACTTCCTCGTCTCCGCCAGCCTCCGCGACAAAGTCGTCGCCGCCGACATCCATCCCGCCGTCATGGGCTCCGACCACTGCCCCATTAGCCTCACACTCGACTTCTAA
- a CDS encoding IS30 family transposase, whose product MRDRIKALLDDGYGVRKIGRTLGLSHSTVSREVTRNRFGDDGRTPLDKRSQYEPEAADHKAYVRRKYAKYQGKKIQEHDQLREYVIAKLKAHWNPDEISGAMKQDRLPFYASKTSIYEWLYSEWGQPYCEYLYTKRPRPKKQRPKTEKHMIPNRVSITERPLGATNRTRYGHWEGDTVVSGKRTGSTAALVVAVERKTRYVAAQKIPNLKPESFNDAVCSIQTGVTKMLSLSLDNGIENRWHDQLTIPAYFCDPYSSWQKGGVENANKMIRRYLPKGMDLAAVTPARLQDIIWIINNKPRKILGYKSALQLAKEKGVLRG is encoded by the coding sequence ATGCGAGACCGGATTAAAGCATTACTGGATGACGGGTACGGGGTACGCAAAATCGGCCGGACACTAGGCCTGTCGCACAGTACCGTCAGCCGGGAGGTGACCCGGAACCGGTTCGGGGATGACGGCCGTACCCCACTCGACAAGCGCTCCCAGTACGAGCCGGAGGCAGCCGACCACAAAGCTTACGTTCGCCGCAAGTACGCCAAGTACCAGGGCAAGAAGATCCAAGAGCATGACCAATTACGTGAGTACGTCATTGCCAAGCTCAAAGCCCACTGGAACCCGGACGAGATCTCCGGCGCCATGAAGCAAGACCGGCTGCCCTTCTACGCCAGTAAGACCTCTATTTACGAATGGCTCTATTCCGAGTGGGGCCAACCATATTGCGAGTATTTGTACACCAAACGACCGCGACCTAAAAAGCAGCGTCCGAAGACCGAAAAACACATGATTCCAAACAGGGTGAGCATTACTGAGCGACCACTCGGAGCTACCAACCGCACCCGGTATGGCCATTGGGAAGGCGACACGGTGGTGAGCGGCAAGCGCACCGGAAGCACTGCCGCCCTGGTCGTGGCCGTGGAGCGCAAGACGCGGTATGTGGCCGCCCAAAAGATTCCTAACCTCAAGCCAGAGAGCTTCAATGACGCCGTTTGCAGCATCCAAACCGGCGTGACCAAGATGCTCAGCTTGAGCCTCGACAATGGCATTGAGAATCGCTGGCATGACCAGCTGACCATCCCGGCCTACTTCTGCGACCCGTACTCAAGCTGGCAGAAGGGTGGCGTTGAGAACGCTAACAAAATGATTCGACGGTACCTGCCCAAGGGCATGGACCTCGCTGCCGTGACACCCGCCCGCTTACAAGATATTATCTGGATAATTAACAACAAACCCAGGAAGATCCTGGGGTATAAGTCGGCTCTGCAGCTGGCGAAAGAGAAAGGAGTATTACGAGGGTAG
- a CDS encoding GNAT family N-acetyltransferase, with the protein MSSFREGIPSVDFDQRQELLGAHFLQSGAWAQFLAAQGETVVWDEGDGWSWVGAVRSGRGVRYVYAPYGPTVRDGTALALALASLKAAAKALGADFARVEPVGGIEARDLPVVLKLTASVQPQHSWALDLTLSEEELRAGLIPSHRNVINGAERRGLSFRLGEAPEDLEQFLAFLHETKRLRGFEGFGDDYYRTMMATLAPLGCARLFVAEAEGRAVAASIVFDGYGVRYYAHTGLSEAARKLRATAPLVWTLAMDARERGLRRFDLWGVAPPGAPKTHPWAGFTEFKQSFGGEPVDYVGTWELPVAAAKYRLYRWVRRVAR; encoded by the coding sequence ATGAGTAGTTTTCGAGAGGGGATTCCCTCGGTGGACTTTGACCAGCGGCAAGAGCTGTTGGGTGCGCATTTTTTGCAAAGTGGTGCCTGGGCGCAGTTTTTGGCGGCGCAGGGTGAGACGGTGGTGTGGGATGAAGGCGACGGCTGGAGTTGGGTGGGCGCGGTGCGTTCGGGGCGGGGCGTTCGGTATGTGTATGCGCCTTATGGACCGACGGTGCGGGACGGCACGGCGTTGGCGCTAGCGCTAGCCTCGCTGAAGGCGGCGGCGAAGGCTTTGGGAGCGGATTTTGCTCGGGTGGAACCGGTGGGCGGGATTGAGGCTCGTGATCTGCCGGTGGTGCTGAAGCTTACAGCGAGCGTGCAGCCGCAGCATAGTTGGGCGCTGGATCTGACGCTGAGCGAGGAAGAGTTGCGGGCGGGGTTAATTCCGAGCCACCGGAATGTGATCAATGGGGCGGAGCGGCGGGGGTTGAGTTTTCGGCTTGGTGAAGCCCCGGAAGACCTAGAGCAATTTTTGGCGTTTTTGCACGAAACCAAGCGTTTGCGGGGGTTTGAGGGGTTTGGGGATGATTATTACCGCACGATGATGGCGACCTTGGCGCCGCTGGGGTGTGCTCGGTTGTTTGTGGCCGAGGCCGAGGGCCGGGCGGTGGCGGCTTCGATTGTGTTTGATGGCTATGGGGTGCGGTATTACGCTCACACGGGGCTCAGCGAGGCGGCGCGCAAGCTGCGGGCCACGGCGCCGTTGGTTTGGACATTGGCGATGGATGCGCGGGAGCGGGGGCTGCGCCGGTTTGATCTGTGGGGGGTGGCGCCGCCGGGAGCGCCCAAGACGCATCCGTGGGCGGGTTTTACGGAATTTAAGCAATCATTTGGGGGTGAGCCGGTGGATTATGTGGGAACGTGGGAGCTGCCGGTGGCGGCGGCCAAGTACCGGCTGTATCGCTGGGTGCGCCGGGTGGCACGGTAG
- a CDS encoding ArsR family transcriptional regulator — translation MLELFITSKTRRKIIVIYTKYPDFRMHVRGLAKMIKEDPGNVQRELKRLAEVGFVHVENEGNSKVYTANPKFALYRELQGLVLKSQARRGSKSV, via the coding sequence ATGTTAGAGCTGTTTATTACGTCGAAAACCCGGCGAAAAATTATTGTAATCTATACCAAATATCCCGACTTCCGGATGCACGTGCGGGGACTGGCCAAGATGATCAAAGAGGATCCTGGCAATGTGCAGCGAGAGCTGAAGCGTCTGGCAGAGGTTGGGTTTGTGCATGTTGAGAACGAGGGCAATTCGAAAGTTTATACGGCTAATCCGAAGTTTGCGCTGTATCGCGAGTTGCAAGGTTTGGTGCTCAAGAGCCAGGCGCGGCGGGGGAGCAAAAGCGTATGA